In one window of Vespa crabro chromosome 6, iyVesCrab1.2, whole genome shotgun sequence DNA:
- the LOC124424671 gene encoding protein C10, translated as MTSIPDFTAETAKAALTDILAALNTPQNIQKLTEVKENSGNEMLKMMQFVFPIVTQIQMDVIKNYGFLEGREGTVQFAQLIRTLEREDPEVAQLHSQVRSYFLPSITNPSVEASL; from the exons ATGACAAGCATACCTGATTTCACAGCAGAAACTGCGAAAG CTGCATTGACTGATATTTTAGCAGCTTTAAATACACctcaaaatattcaaaaacttacagaagtgaaagagaattccggaaatgaaatgttaaaaatgatGCAGTTTGTATTTCCAATTGTAACTCAAATACAAATGGATGTTATTAAGAATTATGGATTTTTAGAAGGGCGAGAAG gTACTGTACAATTTGCTCAATTGATTAGAACATTAGAACGAGAAGATCCAGAAGTAGCACAATTACATAGTCAAGTAAGATCCTATTTTCTGCCATCAATAACAAATCCTTCTGTGGAAGCttctctttaa
- the LOC124424860 gene encoding inactive dipeptidyl peptidase 10 isoform X2, translating to MADHDNIYDDELVSANPNQRNWRGILIALLVIVAVLALIVTSVALLTPPDEGPRVRGTRLRLSEVLSGELSPLLFNGSWVSSRHICYRDVSGGISLLDASDTNLTSRSLMPKETFRRLNPAKFSLSPDHKYLLLAQNMKKLFRYSYLAQYTVYDVNTQDIIPLTPHPEKEVHPYLLLAKWTPRGHGLVMVQDYDIYYRTGPLSNTGYRVTDTAVPGILSNGLPDWLYEEEILHSAEAIWMSTDGHMMLYASFNDSLVEEMHIPWFGEGNRALYPDIRSLRYPKPGTPNPFVRLYVADLADPKNIHTKIVKPPPVIEYVDHYFTTASWVSLTEVCISWLTRAQNFSVVTVCKSPMWHCQEIQRITSDGHGWVDTPPEAPLFSVNGTSYISISPISEGPAGYFKHIVWVNVLRKQVVPLTHGRFEVVKILGWDKVNDTIYFIGIPPMRPGQRHLYRVSSLLPQVGSSLHPAICITCNAQSTKINNDQSSYHTTFSDRRNGWMGTDWHEDYDVQTESPEDKEQQRAKEKAKKQKSKASHSSNSEEPPCQYHHAIFPSYGLDYFVLECLGPGIPTISLYKTETPMPRLLSVLQNNTVLREKISKIALPQVKTFPVHISGGYNAQVRLHLPPGLREDEITRYPLVVQVYGAPGSQLVTEMFKIDWNTYLASRKSIIVAQIDGRGSGGQGYKLLHEVYYKLGSAEVADQLEVTEYLRDTLHFIDKRCVAVWGWSYGGFVAASALAHPEQDVFHCGISVAPIVSWKLYDSAYAERYMGLPNVTSNYKGYADSDVYNKIEYLRNKMFYLVHGTADDNVQFQQSMALARHLAKEGILFRQQVYPDVSHTLTGVKGHLYLSMAQFLEDCFQKQIPLDTKAGLGSGGGSGA from the exons ATGGCAGATcacgataatatttacgacgacgag CTAGTGTCGGCTAATCCAAATCAAAGGAATTGGCGTGGAATTTTGATAGCTTTGCTCGTGATCGTTGCGGTTTTAGCTCTTATCGTCACATCGGTCGCTCTACTCACACCACCTGATGAAGGGCCCAGAGTTCGTGGTACACGTTTACGACTCTCTGAG gtTCTTTCCGGTGAATTATCTCCGTTGCTCTTTAATGGATCCTGGGTGAGCTCTCGTCATATTTGTTATAGAGATGTTTCAGGTGGTATTTCTTTATTGGATGCATCTGATACGAATTTAACGTCGCGCAGTTTGATGCCCAAAGAAACATTC AGAAGATTGAATCCTGCCAAATTCTCATTATCACCGGACCACAAATATTTGCTACTTGCTcagaatatgaaaaaattatttagatattcTTATTTAGCTCAATATACAGTCTATGACGTAAACACACA AGATATAATACCATTGACACCTCATCCCGAAAAGGAGGTTCATCCTTATCTGTTGTTAGCCAAATGGACACCTCGTGGCCATGGACTCGTTATGGTACAagattatgatatttattatagaacaGGTCCTTTGAGTAACACGGGGTATCGTGTAACTGATACTGCAGTACCTGGAATTCTATCTAATGGTCTACCAGATTGGCTATATGAAg AGGAGATTTTACATAGCGCTGAAGCAATCTGGATGTCAACTGATGGTCATATGATGCTTTATGCTTCGTTTAATGATTCGTTAGTCGAAGAAATGCATATTCCTTGGTTTGGAGAAGGAAACAGGGCTTTGTATCCTGATATACGATCTTTGAGATATCCTAAG CCGGGAACTCCAAATCCTTTCGTGCGTCTATATGTCGCTGATCTTGCTGAtccaaaaaatattcatacgaAAATAGTAAAACCACCCCCTGTCATCGAATACGT agATCATTATTTTACTACTGCTTCCTGGGTATCATTAACGGAAGTTTGTATATCGTGGTTAACAAGAGCTCAGAATTTCTCAGTCGTAACAGTTTGTAAAAGTCCTATGTGGCATTGTCAG GAGATACAAAGAATAACTAGCGATGGACATGGATGGGTTGATACACCACCAGAGGCACCACTGTTCTCAGTTAATGGCACCAGTTATATATCGATCAGTCCTATATCAGAAGGACCTGCTGGATATTTTAAACATATTGTATGGGTAAATGTGCTTCGAAAGCAAGTAGTACCCTTGACACATGGACGCTTTGAAGTTGTCAAAATATTAGGGTGGGATAAGGTCAACGATACCAT atattttatagGTATACCACCCATGCGTCCTGGACAAAGACACTTATATCGTGTTAGCTCACTTTTACCTCAGGTGGGCTCTTCCTTGCATCCTGCAATTTGCATCACGTGCAATGCTCAGTccacgaaaataaataacgatcaaAGCAGTTATCACACAACATTTTCGGATCGTCGCAATGGATGGATGGGAACTGATTGGCACGAGGATTACGATGTACAAACGGAAAGTCCTGAAGATAAGGAACAACAacgtgcaaaagaaaaagcgaaaaagCAGAAATCAAAAGCTTCACATTCTTCTA ATTCTGAGGAACCACCTTGTCAGTATCATCACGCCATTTTTCCCTCTTACGGATTAGACTACTTCGTTCTAGAATGTCTTGGCCCTGGGATACCTACGATTTCACTTTATAAAACTGAAACACCAATGCCACGATTATTAAGTGTTCTACAGAATAATACAGTGTTACGC gaaAAAATATCCAAGATCGCTCTTCCACAAGTGAAAACCTTCCCAGTACATATAAGTGGTGGTTACAACGCACAAGTAAGATTACATTTACCACCTGGCTTGCGAGAAGACGAAATCACGCGTTATCCTCTAGTTGTGCaggt gtaCGGAGCACCAGGATCTCAATTAGTCACGGAGATGTTTAAGATCGACTGGAATACGTATTTAGCCAGTCGGAAAAGTATTATCGTGGCCCAGATAGATGGTCGAGGTAGTGGTGGTCAAGGATACAAACTACTTCATGAGGTTTATTATAAACTTGGTTCTGCCGAAGTAGCTGATCAATTAGAAGTTACGGA ATATTTGAGAGACACGTTACATTTTATAGACAAACGGTGCGTTGCAGTTTGGGGTTGGAGTTACGGCGGTTTCGTTGCAGCATCAGCTCTAGCTCATCCCGAACAAGATGTTTTTCATTGCGGAATAAGCGTTGCACCTATCGTTTCATGGAAGCTCTatg ATTCCGCTTATGCCGAGAGATATATGGGTTTACCAAACGTTACTTCTAATTACAAAGGTTACGCCGATTCCGACGTTTACAACAAAATCGAGTATCTGCGTAATAAAATGTTCTATTTAGTCCACGGAACTGCGGACGATAacgttcaatttcaacaatCCATGGCACTTGCGCGTCACCTTGCGAAAGAGGGGATTCTCTTTCGACAGCAG GTATATCCAGATGTGAGCCATACTTTAACAGGTGTAAAAGGACACTTGTACTTATCTATGGCTCAATTTTTGGAAGACTGCTTCCAAAAGCAAATACCTTTAGATACAAAAGCGGGACTTGGCAGCGGTGGGGGTTCCGGtgcttaa
- the LOC124424860 gene encoding inactive dipeptidyl peptidase 10 isoform X1: MADHDNIYDDEELVSANPNQRNWRGILIALLVIVAVLALIVTSVALLTPPDEGPRVRGTRLRLSEVLSGELSPLLFNGSWVSSRHICYRDVSGGISLLDASDTNLTSRSLMPKETFRRLNPAKFSLSPDHKYLLLAQNMKKLFRYSYLAQYTVYDVNTQDIIPLTPHPEKEVHPYLLLAKWTPRGHGLVMVQDYDIYYRTGPLSNTGYRVTDTAVPGILSNGLPDWLYEEEILHSAEAIWMSTDGHMMLYASFNDSLVEEMHIPWFGEGNRALYPDIRSLRYPKPGTPNPFVRLYVADLADPKNIHTKIVKPPPVIEYVDHYFTTASWVSLTEVCISWLTRAQNFSVVTVCKSPMWHCQEIQRITSDGHGWVDTPPEAPLFSVNGTSYISISPISEGPAGYFKHIVWVNVLRKQVVPLTHGRFEVVKILGWDKVNDTIYFIGIPPMRPGQRHLYRVSSLLPQVGSSLHPAICITCNAQSTKINNDQSSYHTTFSDRRNGWMGTDWHEDYDVQTESPEDKEQQRAKEKAKKQKSKASHSSNSEEPPCQYHHAIFPSYGLDYFVLECLGPGIPTISLYKTETPMPRLLSVLQNNTVLREKISKIALPQVKTFPVHISGGYNAQVRLHLPPGLREDEITRYPLVVQVYGAPGSQLVTEMFKIDWNTYLASRKSIIVAQIDGRGSGGQGYKLLHEVYYKLGSAEVADQLEVTEYLRDTLHFIDKRCVAVWGWSYGGFVAASALAHPEQDVFHCGISVAPIVSWKLYDSAYAERYMGLPNVTSNYKGYADSDVYNKIEYLRNKMFYLVHGTADDNVQFQQSMALARHLAKEGILFRQQVYPDVSHTLTGVKGHLYLSMAQFLEDCFQKQIPLDTKAGLGSGGGSGA, translated from the exons ATGGCAGATcacgataatatttacgacgacgag GAGCTAGTGTCGGCTAATCCAAATCAAAGGAATTGGCGTGGAATTTTGATAGCTTTGCTCGTGATCGTTGCGGTTTTAGCTCTTATCGTCACATCGGTCGCTCTACTCACACCACCTGATGAAGGGCCCAGAGTTCGTGGTACACGTTTACGACTCTCTGAG gtTCTTTCCGGTGAATTATCTCCGTTGCTCTTTAATGGATCCTGGGTGAGCTCTCGTCATATTTGTTATAGAGATGTTTCAGGTGGTATTTCTTTATTGGATGCATCTGATACGAATTTAACGTCGCGCAGTTTGATGCCCAAAGAAACATTC AGAAGATTGAATCCTGCCAAATTCTCATTATCACCGGACCACAAATATTTGCTACTTGCTcagaatatgaaaaaattatttagatattcTTATTTAGCTCAATATACAGTCTATGACGTAAACACACA AGATATAATACCATTGACACCTCATCCCGAAAAGGAGGTTCATCCTTATCTGTTGTTAGCCAAATGGACACCTCGTGGCCATGGACTCGTTATGGTACAagattatgatatttattatagaacaGGTCCTTTGAGTAACACGGGGTATCGTGTAACTGATACTGCAGTACCTGGAATTCTATCTAATGGTCTACCAGATTGGCTATATGAAg AGGAGATTTTACATAGCGCTGAAGCAATCTGGATGTCAACTGATGGTCATATGATGCTTTATGCTTCGTTTAATGATTCGTTAGTCGAAGAAATGCATATTCCTTGGTTTGGAGAAGGAAACAGGGCTTTGTATCCTGATATACGATCTTTGAGATATCCTAAG CCGGGAACTCCAAATCCTTTCGTGCGTCTATATGTCGCTGATCTTGCTGAtccaaaaaatattcatacgaAAATAGTAAAACCACCCCCTGTCATCGAATACGT agATCATTATTTTACTACTGCTTCCTGGGTATCATTAACGGAAGTTTGTATATCGTGGTTAACAAGAGCTCAGAATTTCTCAGTCGTAACAGTTTGTAAAAGTCCTATGTGGCATTGTCAG GAGATACAAAGAATAACTAGCGATGGACATGGATGGGTTGATACACCACCAGAGGCACCACTGTTCTCAGTTAATGGCACCAGTTATATATCGATCAGTCCTATATCAGAAGGACCTGCTGGATATTTTAAACATATTGTATGGGTAAATGTGCTTCGAAAGCAAGTAGTACCCTTGACACATGGACGCTTTGAAGTTGTCAAAATATTAGGGTGGGATAAGGTCAACGATACCAT atattttatagGTATACCACCCATGCGTCCTGGACAAAGACACTTATATCGTGTTAGCTCACTTTTACCTCAGGTGGGCTCTTCCTTGCATCCTGCAATTTGCATCACGTGCAATGCTCAGTccacgaaaataaataacgatcaaAGCAGTTATCACACAACATTTTCGGATCGTCGCAATGGATGGATGGGAACTGATTGGCACGAGGATTACGATGTACAAACGGAAAGTCCTGAAGATAAGGAACAACAacgtgcaaaagaaaaagcgaaaaagCAGAAATCAAAAGCTTCACATTCTTCTA ATTCTGAGGAACCACCTTGTCAGTATCATCACGCCATTTTTCCCTCTTACGGATTAGACTACTTCGTTCTAGAATGTCTTGGCCCTGGGATACCTACGATTTCACTTTATAAAACTGAAACACCAATGCCACGATTATTAAGTGTTCTACAGAATAATACAGTGTTACGC gaaAAAATATCCAAGATCGCTCTTCCACAAGTGAAAACCTTCCCAGTACATATAAGTGGTGGTTACAACGCACAAGTAAGATTACATTTACCACCTGGCTTGCGAGAAGACGAAATCACGCGTTATCCTCTAGTTGTGCaggt gtaCGGAGCACCAGGATCTCAATTAGTCACGGAGATGTTTAAGATCGACTGGAATACGTATTTAGCCAGTCGGAAAAGTATTATCGTGGCCCAGATAGATGGTCGAGGTAGTGGTGGTCAAGGATACAAACTACTTCATGAGGTTTATTATAAACTTGGTTCTGCCGAAGTAGCTGATCAATTAGAAGTTACGGA ATATTTGAGAGACACGTTACATTTTATAGACAAACGGTGCGTTGCAGTTTGGGGTTGGAGTTACGGCGGTTTCGTTGCAGCATCAGCTCTAGCTCATCCCGAACAAGATGTTTTTCATTGCGGAATAAGCGTTGCACCTATCGTTTCATGGAAGCTCTatg ATTCCGCTTATGCCGAGAGATATATGGGTTTACCAAACGTTACTTCTAATTACAAAGGTTACGCCGATTCCGACGTTTACAACAAAATCGAGTATCTGCGTAATAAAATGTTCTATTTAGTCCACGGAACTGCGGACGATAacgttcaatttcaacaatCCATGGCACTTGCGCGTCACCTTGCGAAAGAGGGGATTCTCTTTCGACAGCAG GTATATCCAGATGTGAGCCATACTTTAACAGGTGTAAAAGGACACTTGTACTTATCTATGGCTCAATTTTTGGAAGACTGCTTCCAAAAGCAAATACCTTTAGATACAAAAGCGGGACTTGGCAGCGGTGGGGGTTCCGGtgcttaa